One Scyliorhinus canicula chromosome 9, sScyCan1.1, whole genome shotgun sequence DNA segment encodes these proteins:
- the LOC119971745 gene encoding troponin I, fast skeletal muscle-like codes for MGDDEKKSKMTSARRMHLKSLLLSLAKTAIEKEEADRIAEKERYMAEHCGDLHASGLSMAELQELCKKLHGQIEAVDEERYDMESKVNKSTKEIDDLNLKVFDLKGKFKRPPLKRVRMSADAMLRALLGSKHKVSMDLRANLKQVKKEDTEKEKDLRDVGDWRKNIEEKAGMEGRKKMFEGAE; via the exons AAAAAATCCAAGATGACCTCTGCCCGCAGAATGCATCTGAAG AGTTTATTGCTCTCTCTTGCCAAAACTGCAATTGAGAAGGAAGAGGCAGATCGGATAGCGGAGAAGGAGAGGTATATGGCAGAACATTGCGGAGACCTGCATGCTTCTGGACTTTCAATGGCAGAATTACAG GAATTATGCAAAAAACTTCATGGTCAGATAGAAGCTGTTGATGAGGAGAGATATGACATGGAATCCAAAGTTAATAAGAGCACCAAAGAG ATTGATGACCTGAACTTGAAAGTCTTTGACCTGAAAGGCAAGTTCAAGAGACCACCACTCAAGAGAGTCCGTATGTCTGCTGATGCTATGCTACGCGCTCTGCTGGGCTCCAAACACAAGGTGTCCATGGACTTGAGAGCCAACCTGAAGCAAGTAAAGAAAGAGGACACTGAGAAGGAGAAG GATCTGCGTGATGTTGGAGACTGGCGTAAGAATATTGAAGAaaaggctggcatggaaggcagaAAGAAGATGTTTGAGGGCGCTGAATAA